The Flavobacterium commune genome contains a region encoding:
- a CDS encoding metallophosphoesterase has product MGFRLLFFIIVLLVVEVYAFQAVKTNVKDKWFLVGYSLLSLAILVYIVYGFFSFDRSVGQTKFTLFTMGLMLVVYLPKMVLAVVLLLEDVFRIGAGVLNYFTENDNESFLDSRRKFVSQIGLGLAAIPFLSLLYGVTIGKYNYKVIKQRIFFPDLPDAFDGFTITQISDVHSGSFDNPEKINYAIDLINEQNSDMILFTGDIVNTHAKEMHPWIETFNRIKKPQYGKFSVLGNHDYGEYVAWPSESEKSQNFKEIKDLYGQIGFSLLLNEHTIIQKGEDRIAVVGVENWGHNFKKAGDLNKASEALNDKDFKILMSHDPSHWDHEVKNHQKNFHLTFSGHTHGMQFGIEIPGYFKWSLAQYVYAQWAGLYEHLGRYVYVNRGFGFHAYPGRVGIMPEITVIELKKGEKVA; this is encoded by the coding sequence ATGGGGTTTAGGTTGTTGTTTTTTATTATTGTATTGTTAGTTGTTGAAGTCTATGCTTTTCAGGCTGTTAAGACTAACGTTAAGGATAAATGGTTTTTAGTCGGTTATAGTTTGCTGAGTTTGGCTATTTTGGTTTATATCGTTTATGGTTTTTTTAGCTTTGACCGTTCGGTGGGGCAAACTAAGTTTACACTGTTTACAATGGGGTTAATGCTGGTGGTTTATCTGCCTAAGATGGTGTTAGCTGTTGTGTTGTTACTGGAAGATGTTTTTAGAATAGGTGCGGGAGTGCTTAATTATTTTACAGAAAATGACAATGAGAGTTTTCTGGATTCCAGGCGAAAATTTGTTAGCCAAATTGGATTAGGTCTGGCTGCCATTCCGTTCTTGTCATTACTTTATGGTGTAACCATTGGAAAATACAATTATAAGGTAATTAAACAGCGTATCTTTTTTCCTGATTTGCCTGATGCTTTTGATGGTTTTACGATCACTCAAATTTCGGATGTGCATTCGGGAAGTTTTGATAATCCGGAGAAGATTAATTATGCTATTGATTTGATTAATGAGCAAAATTCGGATATGATTTTGTTTACCGGTGATATTGTGAATACGCATGCTAAGGAGATGCACCCTTGGATTGAAACTTTTAATCGAATTAAAAAACCGCAATATGGTAAGTTTTCGGTTTTGGGGAATCATGATTATGGCGAATATGTGGCTTGGCCTTCGGAATCTGAAAAAAGTCAAAATTTCAAAGAGATTAAAGATTTGTACGGTCAGATTGGTTTTAGTTTATTGCTAAATGAACATACCATTATTCAAAAAGGAGAAGATCGAATAGCTGTTGTGGGAGTTGAAAACTGGGGGCATAATTTTAAGAAAGCAGGCGATTTGAACAAGGCATCTGAGGCTTTGAATGACAAAGATTTTAAAATTTTGATGAGTCACGACCCGAGCCATTGGGATCATGAAGTTAAAAATCACCAAAAGAATTTTCATTTAACTTTTTCAGGACACACACACGGAATGCAGTTTGGTATAGAGATTCCCGGTTATTTCAAGTGGAGTTTGGCACAATATGTCTATGCGCAATGGGCTGGTTTGTATGAGCATTTAGGGCGTTATGTGTATGTAAATAGGGGTTTTGGCTTTCATGCTTACCCTGGCAGAGTAGGAATTATGCCTGAAATTACAGTTATTGAACTAAAAAAAGGAGAGAAAGTAGCATAA
- the polA gene encoding DNA polymerase I produces MSQKRLFLLDAYALIFRGYYAFIKNPRINSKGMDTSAIMGFMNSLMDVIKREKPDHLAVAFDKGGSDLRNEWFPEYKANRDATPEAIKIAVPYIQALLNAMHIPIIEVPGYEADDLIGTIAKQAEKENYKVFMVTPDKDFAQLVSENIFMYKPARMGNGIEIWGIPEVLEKFEIERPEQVIDYLGMMGDSADNIPGLPGVGEKTAKKFLAEYGSIENLLANTHQLKGAIKDKIEANAELGLLSKKLATILLDCPVTFCEKDYELSTPDVEKTDALFNELEFRRMAEQFDAIFKPKATGESSPQSTEPDAKLYKKPQPKNEDQFDLFSATTPAQDTEVTHHQFYNTLENTPHSYQIIQGDLGIKLLLQNLQKQTSVCFDTETTGLDALHAELVGISFSYEKGKGFYVPFPENQDEAKALAEKFIPFFENAEIEKIGQNIKYDLKILANYSIRVAGKLFDTMIAHYLINPDMRHNMDILSETYLKYSPKSIEDLIGKKGKNQKSMREVALEDIKEYAAEDADVTFQLKELFAVELEKTATQKLFDEIEIPLIPVLAAMETEGIKLDVPFLKSMSVEMAAESNALEQKIYETAGEKFNLASPKQLGDILFDKLKIGGAKQKKTKTGQYATGEEVLSYLANDNEIVRDILEWRQMVKLQSTYIDALPNQVDTKTGRVHTDYMQTVAATGRLSSNNPNLQNIPIRTERGRLIRKAFIARDENYTLVSADYSQIELRVIAALSGEENMIKAFQNNEDIHKSTASKVFNVPLEEVTREQRSHAKTVNFGIIYGVSAFGLSNQTNLSRSESAELIEAYYKSYPRLKSYIGDQIDFARDHGYVQTVLGRRRYLKDINSQNAIVRGGAERNAVNAPIQGSAADIIKIAMINIHNKLTSPNPDGSGWKSKMLLQVHDELVFDVHNSELEKIQPMIKAEMENAFKLEVPLVVDLGMGKNWLEAH; encoded by the coding sequence ATGTCACAAAAACGTCTTTTTCTACTCGATGCCTATGCTTTAATTTTTAGAGGTTATTATGCCTTTATTAAAAATCCAAGAATCAACTCTAAGGGCATGGATACATCGGCCATTATGGGATTTATGAATTCACTGATGGATGTGATTAAGCGCGAAAAGCCGGATCATCTGGCGGTAGCTTTTGACAAAGGCGGCAGCGATTTGCGCAACGAATGGTTTCCAGAATACAAAGCCAATCGTGATGCGACACCCGAAGCCATCAAGATTGCCGTTCCTTATATCCAAGCCTTATTGAACGCTATGCACATTCCGATTATTGAAGTGCCGGGTTATGAAGCCGACGATTTAATTGGGACAATTGCCAAACAAGCTGAAAAAGAAAACTACAAAGTCTTTATGGTTACACCTGATAAGGATTTTGCCCAATTGGTTTCGGAAAACATTTTTATGTACAAACCCGCCCGTATGGGTAACGGAATCGAAATTTGGGGAATCCCTGAAGTATTGGAAAAATTTGAAATCGAAAGACCCGAGCAGGTTATTGACTACTTAGGAATGATGGGCGACTCGGCCGATAATATCCCTGGATTACCGGGTGTGGGAGAAAAAACAGCTAAAAAATTCCTTGCTGAATATGGCTCTATCGAAAATTTATTGGCTAACACCCACCAACTCAAAGGAGCCATCAAAGATAAAATTGAAGCCAATGCCGAACTGGGATTGTTGTCTAAAAAACTAGCGACTATTCTGCTGGATTGTCCAGTAACTTTTTGTGAAAAAGACTATGAACTTTCGACTCCTGATGTAGAAAAAACGGATGCTTTATTCAACGAACTCGAATTTAGAAGAATGGCCGAACAATTTGATGCCATTTTCAAACCAAAAGCTACTGGAGAAAGCAGCCCTCAAAGCACGGAACCTGACGCTAAACTATATAAAAAACCACAGCCTAAAAACGAAGACCAGTTTGATTTGTTTTCGGCCACCACTCCGGCGCAAGATACTGAAGTAACTCATCATCAGTTTTACAATACCCTGGAAAACACGCCGCATTCTTACCAAATCATTCAAGGCGATTTAGGAATTAAATTGTTATTGCAAAATTTACAAAAACAGACTTCCGTTTGCTTTGATACCGAAACAACAGGATTGGATGCTTTGCATGCAGAACTGGTTGGAATCTCATTTTCTTACGAAAAAGGAAAAGGATTTTACGTTCCCTTTCCCGAAAATCAGGACGAAGCCAAAGCTCTGGCAGAAAAATTCATTCCGTTTTTCGAAAATGCGGAAATTGAAAAAATTGGTCAAAACATCAAATACGATTTAAAAATACTGGCCAATTATAGCATTCGCGTAGCCGGAAAATTATTCGACACCATGATTGCGCATTATTTGATTAATCCTGATATGCGTCATAATATGGATATTTTATCGGAGACTTATTTGAAATATTCGCCAAAATCCATTGAAGATTTAATTGGTAAAAAAGGGAAGAATCAGAAATCGATGCGCGAAGTAGCTTTGGAAGATATCAAAGAATATGCTGCCGAAGATGCCGATGTTACCTTTCAATTGAAAGAATTATTTGCCGTAGAACTGGAAAAAACAGCCACTCAAAAACTATTTGACGAAATCGAAATTCCGTTAATTCCTGTTCTTGCAGCTATGGAAACCGAAGGAATCAAACTTGATGTTCCGTTTTTGAAAAGCATGTCAGTGGAAATGGCTGCCGAAAGCAATGCCCTGGAACAAAAAATATATGAAACTGCCGGTGAGAAATTCAATCTGGCTTCGCCAAAACAACTCGGCGATATTTTATTTGACAAATTAAAAATTGGCGGTGCCAAACAAAAGAAAACCAAAACAGGACAATATGCTACTGGCGAAGAGGTTTTATCTTATCTAGCCAATGACAACGAAATTGTACGTGACATTCTCGAATGGCGCCAAATGGTGAAATTACAAAGTACTTATATTGACGCTTTACCAAACCAGGTTGACACAAAAACAGGACGCGTGCATACCGATTATATGCAAACCGTAGCAGCAACAGGACGTTTGAGTTCTAATAATCCGAACTTACAAAACATTCCTATTCGTACTGAAAGAGGGCGATTGATTCGTAAAGCATTTATTGCTCGTGATGAAAATTACACCTTGGTTTCTGCGGATTATTCTCAAATAGAATTGCGTGTAATTGCTGCTTTGAGTGGCGAAGAAAACATGATTAAGGCTTTCCAAAACAATGAAGACATTCATAAATCGACTGCTTCTAAGGTTTTCAATGTGCCTTTAGAAGAAGTGACACGCGAACAACGTAGTCATGCTAAAACGGTTAACTTCGGGATTATTTATGGGGTTTCGGCTTTTGGACTTTCGAATCAGACGAATCTTTCCCGTTCTGAAAGCGCCGAACTGATTGAAGCTTATTACAAATCGTATCCAAGGTTGAAATCGTATATCGGCGATCAAATTGATTTTGCCCGAGATCATGGTTATGTGCAAACGGTTTTAGGACGTCGCAGGTATTTAAAAGACATCAATTCGCAAAATGCTATTGTTCGCGGTGGTGCCGAACGTAATGCAGTAAATGCACCTATTCAAGGTTCAGCGGCTGATATTATCAAAATTGCAATGATTAACATTCATAACAAGTTGACTTCGCCGAATCCCGATGGTTCGGGATGGAAATCGAAAATGTTATTGCAAGTACATGATGAACTTGTGTTTGATGTACACAACTCAGAATTAGAAAAAATCCAACCGATGATTAAAGCCGAAATGGAAAATGCTTTTAAATTAGAAGTTCCTCTAGTTGTCGATTTAGGAATGGGGAAAAACTGGCTGGAAGCGCATTAA
- the rpsB gene encoding 30S ribosomal protein S2, producing MSNKVEVKELLEAGVHFGHMTRKWDPNMAPYIYMERNGIHIINLYKTAAKIEEANEALKKIAASGRKILFVATKKQAKDIVADKAKAANMPYITERWPGGMLTNFVTIRKAVKKMSSIDKMKKDGTFNTLSKKERLQVDRLRAKLEKNLGSIADMSRLPAALFVVDIKAEHIAIKEAQKLNIPVFAMVDTNSDPREVDYVIPANDDASKSIEKILSLVTASVIEGLSERGSEKEVEVAEEAPAAEAAPATEE from the coding sequence ATGTCAAACAAAGTAGAAGTAAAAGAATTACTAGAAGCAGGTGTTCACTTTGGACACATGACTAGAAAATGGGATCCAAACATGGCTCCTTACATTTATATGGAGCGTAATGGTATTCACATTATCAACCTATATAAAACTGCAGCTAAAATCGAAGAAGCTAACGAAGCTTTGAAAAAAATCGCTGCATCAGGTAGAAAAATATTATTTGTTGCTACCAAAAAACAAGCAAAAGACATCGTTGCTGATAAAGCAAAAGCTGCAAACATGCCTTACATCACTGAAAGATGGCCAGGTGGAATGTTAACAAACTTTGTTACTATCCGTAAAGCAGTTAAAAAAATGTCTTCTATTGATAAAATGAAGAAAGATGGTACTTTCAACACTCTATCTAAAAAAGAGCGTTTACAAGTAGATCGTCTTCGTGCTAAATTAGAAAAAAACTTAGGTTCAATCGCTGATATGTCTAGACTTCCAGCTGCATTGTTCGTAGTAGATATCAAAGCTGAGCACATCGCAATAAAAGAAGCACAAAAATTAAACATTCCAGTTTTCGCAATGGTTGATACTAACTCTGATCCACGTGAAGTAGATTACGTTATCCCAGCTAATGACGATGCTTCTAAATCAATTGAGAAAATTTTATCTTTAGTAACTGCATCAGTTATCGAAGGACTTTCTGAAAGAGGTTCTGAAAAAGAAGTTGAAGTAGCTGAAGAAGCTCCGGCTGCTGAAGCTGCTCCTGCAACTGAAGAATAA
- the rplM gene encoding 50S ribosomal protein L13: protein MNALSYKTISATKANSTKEWIVVDAEGHNLGRLASKVAMILRGKYKPSYTPHVDCGDNVIVINAEKINLTGNKMDEKIYMRHTGYPGGQRTLTAKVLQAKNPAALVEKAVKGMLPKNKLGAELFRNLNVVVGSEHKQAAQKPRTVNLNDLK, encoded by the coding sequence GTGAACGCATTAAGCTACAAGACAATTTCAGCTACAAAGGCAAACTCTACTAAAGAGTGGATCGTTGTAGATGCAGAGGGTCATAACTTAGGACGTCTTGCTTCTAAAGTCGCTATGATTTTAAGAGGAAAGTACAAGCCAAGCTATACCCCACACGTGGACTGTGGAGATAACGTAATTGTTATCAACGCAGAAAAAATCAACCTTACAGGTAACAAAATGGACGAGAAAATTTACATGCGTCACACAGGTTATCCAGGAGGACAAAGAACTTTAACTGCTAAAGTATTGCAAGCTAAAAACCCTGCAGCTTTAGTTGAAAAAGCAGTAAAAGGAATGTTACCTAAGAACAAATTAGGAGCTGAACTTTTCAGAAATTTAAATGTTGTTGTTGGTTCTGAGCACAAACAAGCGGCTCAAAAACCAAGAACTGTTAACCTAAACGATCTTAAGTAA
- a CDS encoding thioredoxin family protein codes for MSKFGELISAKVPVLIDFYTDWNESSVAMHEVIRDVAAALGDKAKVIKIDVDKNQELADALRIKGLPTLMVYKDGQMVWRKSGELDANSLITIVQELLV; via the coding sequence ATGTCAAAATTTGGAGAACTTATAAGTGCAAAAGTGCCTGTGTTGATTGATTTTTACACAGACTGGAATGAATCTTCTGTTGCTATGCACGAGGTGATTAGAGATGTTGCAGCTGCCTTAGGAGATAAAGCAAAGGTGATAAAAATTGATGTTGATAAAAATCAAGAGCTTGCTGACGCATTACGAATTAAAGGTTTGCCTACTTTGATGGTGTATAAAGACGGTCAGATGGTTTGGAGAAAATCAGGAGAATTAGATGCTAATTCTTTGATTACCATTGTGCAGGAATTGCTGGTTTAG
- a CDS encoding polysaccharide deacetylase family protein, whose translation MKPYWIKTNPIIKMLFSNFIWDIPNNEKKIYLTFDDGPTPEITNWVLNQLEQYNAKATFFCIGKNIAANPEIFNQILEKGHSIGNHTYNHLNGWKTTSQEYLENIEACENAISNLKSEIKDLKSKIFRPPYGKVKVAQAKKLRQQGYKIIMWDVLSADFDQNISKEECLNNVLSNTTSGSIIVFHDSVKAFKNLEYVLPKALRYLTENHFSFEAIKD comes from the coding sequence ATGAAACCCTACTGGATTAAAACCAACCCTATCATCAAAATGCTATTTTCTAATTTCATTTGGGACATTCCTAATAACGAAAAGAAAATCTACCTCACTTTTGATGATGGTCCCACACCCGAAATCACCAATTGGGTTTTGAATCAATTAGAACAATACAACGCCAAAGCCACTTTTTTTTGCATCGGCAAAAACATTGCAGCAAATCCCGAAATCTTTAATCAAATCCTTGAAAAAGGACACAGCATAGGCAACCACACCTACAATCACCTGAATGGATGGAAAACCACATCTCAAGAATATTTAGAAAATATAGAAGCCTGCGAAAATGCTATTTCAAATCTGAAGTCTGAAATCAAAGATCTGAAATCTAAAATCTTCAGACCTCCTTATGGAAAAGTAAAAGTCGCCCAGGCTAAAAAGCTCAGACAACAAGGCTATAAGATAATCATGTGGGATGTTTTGAGTGCCGATTTTGACCAAAACATTTCTAAAGAAGAATGCTTAAACAATGTATTATCTAACACTACATCGGGAAGTATCATAGTATTTCACGACAGTGTAAAAGCATTTAAAAATCTGGAATATGTACTCCCTAAAGCACTCCGGTATTTAACGGAGAATCACTTTTCATTCGAAGCTATAAAAGACTAA
- the rpsI gene encoding 30S ribosomal protein S9 — protein MGVIHKIGRRKTAVARVYVSEGTGVITVNKKEFATYFPTATLQYKVLQPMSMTENASNFDVKVNVYGGGVTGQAEAVRMAIARAMCEVNAENRGVLKPEGLLTRDPRMVERKKFGQKKARKRFQFSKR, from the coding sequence ATGGGAGTTATTCACAAAATCGGTAGAAGAAAAACCGCTGTTGCACGTGTTTATGTTTCAGAAGGAACAGGAGTAATCACTGTTAACAAAAAAGAATTCGCAACTTATTTCCCTACAGCTACTTTACAGTACAAAGTATTGCAACCAATGTCTATGACAGAAAACGCATCTAACTTTGACGTAAAAGTAAATGTTTACGGAGGTGGTGTAACTGGTCAGGCAGAAGCTGTAAGAATGGCAATCGCTCGCGCAATGTGTGAAGTAAATGCTGAAAACAGAGGTGTTTTAAAACCAGAAGGTTTATTAACTAGAGACCCAAGAATGGTTGAACGTAAGAAATTCGGTCAGAAGAAAGCTCGTAAGAGATTCCAATTCTCTAAACGTTAA
- a CDS encoding LacI family DNA-binding transcriptional regulator, with amino-acid sequence MKVKATLKQIAKELNVSVSTVSKALNDSPEISSQTKVKIKEYAKLKNYKPNIIGLNLKNRKTKTIGVIIPNILNSFFAKVFSGIEKVADEKGYNVITCISNESIVKEINTLEMLSNGTTDGFILSVSQEAQKLQDYSHFTDIINEGTPIVMFDRIAEEVECDKVVVDDYDSALNVTQRLIDTGCKNIALISSVDDLSVGKLRTEGYLKALADNGIPVNENIILRTNSEDDMKKRIEAIFENNTIDGVFALDERDSVAALKVAIKKGYKIPEELSIIGFADGILASRRLTPSLSTVSQHGVEIGEVAAKLLIDRLEADEENELPYQTVVIKTNLKERESSKTKKKSILKNK; translated from the coding sequence ATGAAAGTTAAAGCTACACTTAAACAAATTGCCAAAGAACTTAATGTTTCTGTTTCTACGGTTTCTAAAGCACTGAATGATAGTCCGGAGATTAGTAGTCAGACTAAGGTTAAGATTAAAGAGTATGCTAAACTCAAAAATTACAAGCCTAATATTATAGGTTTGAACTTGAAAAACAGAAAAACTAAAACCATAGGGGTGATTATCCCGAATATTTTGAATTCTTTTTTTGCCAAAGTATTTAGCGGTATCGAAAAAGTAGCTGACGAAAAAGGGTATAATGTTATTACCTGTATTTCGAATGAATCGATAGTAAAAGAAATCAATACATTAGAAATGTTGAGTAATGGAACTACCGATGGTTTTATCTTGTCGGTTTCACAGGAAGCTCAAAAACTCCAGGACTATTCTCATTTTACGGATATTATTAATGAAGGAACGCCAATTGTAATGTTTGACCGCATTGCTGAAGAAGTCGAATGCGATAAAGTAGTGGTAGATGACTATGATTCGGCATTGAATGTAACGCAAAGATTAATCGATACGGGGTGTAAAAACATTGCATTGATTTCTTCTGTAGATGATTTAAGTGTTGGGAAATTAAGAACAGAAGGTTATTTGAAAGCCCTGGCCGATAATGGAATTCCGGTAAACGAAAATATTATTCTTCGCACCAATTCAGAAGATGATATGAAAAAAAGAATTGAAGCTATTTTTGAAAACAATACTATTGATGGTGTTTTTGCTTTAGACGAACGCGATTCGGTTGCGGCTTTGAAAGTTGCTATTAAAAAAGGATATAAAATTCCGGAAGAGTTATCCATCATAGGTTTTGCTGATGGAATTTTAGCTTCCAGACGATTAACACCAAGCTTGAGTACGGTAAGTCAGCATGGAGTTGAGATTGGAGAAGTTGCAGCCAAATTACTCATTGATCGCTTAGAAGCAGATGAAGAAAACGAATTGCCTTATCAAACGGTGGTTATCAAAACCAATCTAAAAGAAAGAGAATCTTCTAAAACGAAAAAAAAATCCATTCTTAAAAATAAATAA